The DNA segment TATAAAGGACTTAAACCACATTCTCGTTTTTGCCATCGTTGTAATACCAAAAGAAATCGAAAAAATGACTGCCAACCTAAAAGCCCCTATAATCATAAATGCAGAAAACAATAAAGGGATGCAGATACTTCTCGACAATGATGAGTACATGATAAAGCATCCTATACTGAAGGAGCTAAAAAATGCTGATATTGACGCGTAAAATAGGACAGTCTTTGATTATAGGGGATGATGTAGAAATAAAGATTGTAAGCATCGATGGCGACAATGTAAAAATAGGCATATCTGCTCCAAAGAATGTAACTGTCATGAGAAAAGAGCTTTTAGAAGTAAAAGACGAAAACAAAAAAGCAATTAATATAGATAAATCATCGCTTAAAAAATTAGAAAAACTTATAAAAAAAGACTAAAGTAAAAAAAAATAAAATCGATAATATATAGTGTAAAACAAAAGACAAGCAGTTGGCCAACTGTGAAAAATCTTATGGTCGATATGGCATGGATGCCTAATAAAAATTCAAGGAGGAAAAAATATGATAATCAACACAAACTTAAGTGCTCTGAATGCTTGGAGAGCATTGGAAGTAAATAACACAAATACGCAGAAAGCATTACAGCAGCTTTCAACAGGTTTAAGAATCAACAGTGCTGCAGATGATGCGGCAGGTCTTGCAATATCTGAAAAGATGAAGGGCCAGATATCAGGACTGGACATGGCTCAAAGAAATGCACAAGACGGTATTTCACTAATACAGACGGCAGAAGGTGCACTGAATGAAACAACGTCAATACTTCAAAGAATGAGGGAACTTACAGTACAGGCATCAAATAGTACTAATACTTTGACAGATAGACAGAACATCCAGAAAGAGATTGACCAGCTGAAGCAAGAAATAAACAGGATAGCGTCGACTACACAGTTCAATACAAAAAATCTTTTAAATGGTTCGTTGGCGGCTGGTAAAGCTACTCTTACATTCCAAATTGGCGCAAATAGCCAACAAGTTCTTAAGGTTAATATTGGAACGATGACAGCATCGGCGTTAAAAGGTACTGCTGCTGGTAATATTTCAATGGCGTCAATTAATGTTGCGACAAACAATGCTTCTATTATAAGCGCACAGATCAATTCCATAGATGCTGCGATAAATAAAGTTTCTGCACAAAGAGCTAATTTTGGTGCTGTTGAGAATAGGCTTGAACATACAATAAATAATCTTGGCACAGCAGAACAAAACTTGACTGCAGCAGAATCTCGTATTACTGATGTTGACATGGCTAAAGAAATGATGGAATTCACAAAAGACAACATACTTACACAATCAGCTACAGCGATGTTAGCTCAGGCAAATCAACAGCCACAAACAGTGTTGCAATTGCTGAAATAATAGAGAGAATAAAAAGGAGGCAAATAAAGCCTCCTTTTTTCATGCTTATAATGTTATTGGATTCATACTCTTATAAGTTATTATTTTATTCTAATAGCTTCTAAAAATCTATTAAAAAATGCCGATAAAACTTTTAAGAATATTAGATGTGATGAGGTGCTATGATGATTGATGATTTAATGAAAGAAACTGTGGAAGAGAGTTTAAAATACATACCTAAACTAATTGTGGGAATAGATAAGGTAATAAACTATATTGATGACGGAATGTATGTAGAAGCTAATAATTTGCTTGTAAGTGTCATTGATGGTCTTAATTGGTCAGTTCAAGCTATTACATTGACTATGCCGTTACATGGTTATAAATTAGATATGGAAAAGGTTAATGAGAGTTTAAAAACTTTAATGTCAGGAATTGAAAATTTAGATTATCAATTAATTTCCGATTCGCTAAATTATGAGATTAAAGATATCCTTTCTGGATATATTAATTATTGCAGAAAAGGAGAGCTTAATTGATGAACTCATTTGAAATTTTGAAAGCGAAAGATGAATTTAGCACTTTAGTTTATAAAGTTGGAGACAAAAAAGTTTTTTTACATAGCTCATATTTTCCAGATAAAGAAGCGAAAGAATGGGCAAATAATATTGACTTTGATGATGAAGCTATTTTAATTATTTATGGTGTAGGGCTTGGATATCATATAAATTATCTTTTAGAAAGAATATCATTTAGTAATAGATTAATTTTGGTTGAGCCGTCAAGAGAAATATTTAATTTTGCATTTGATAACGGGTTTTATGATGAATTTAAAGATATGGAAAATGTTTATTTTATATTAGATGAGACAGAAGAAAACTTGAAAACTTTGTTATCGTCATATATACCGTGGGATAATTTTGAAAATGTTGTATATAAAGAATTTAAACAATATTCGATTGTTTTTAAAGAGCATTATAACAGATTTAATGAATGCTTGCTGGAGACAGTCAATTCAATGAGGATTAACAGAAACACAGCGCTTTATTTTGCTGAACAATGGCAATCAAATTTTATGGAAAATTTGGAGTTTGTTTTTAAAAGTGTACCTGTTAAGTCTTTTTTTGATACATTTAAAAATATTCCTGCGATAATTGTATCTGCTGGTCCTTCGCTTGACAAAAATATAAAACTTTTGAAAGAAATAAAAAACAAGTGTATAATTATTTGTGTAGGAACAGCTTTAAAAGCACTTATTAAGGAAAATATTGTGCCAGACTTTATTGTTTCAATTGATGGTAGTGAAAAAAATTTTAAACATTTTGAAGGTTATGTAACCGATGTACCTTTATTGTATGATCTTACGATATATCCAGAAATACTGAGAAAACATAAAGGACATTTAATAATAGGAAATATTGCATCAGGATTTTCAGATTTGCTTGAAGAAAGATTATCGACAAAATTTGGAGATATAGTGGCTGGCCCTTCTGTTGCTAATGTGTCGTTGGATTTTGCTTATAAATTGGGATGTGACCCTATAATATTTATTGGTCAGGATTTGGCGTATTTAAATGATAGAACACATGCTTCTGGGACTACATATGAAAATGACAGAATAAAAAAAGATTCCATTGAAAAAGAATATATTTATGTTAAGGGTAACTACGAAGATAATATTATAACAGATCGTGTATTTCTTTCTTTTAAAACATGGTTTGAAAACTATATTTATAGCCATTTAGACAGAACATATATAAACTCTACAGAAGGTGGAGCTTATATAAAAGGCACAAAAGTAGAGAAACTTGAAGATGTGATTAAACATTATATGAAAAATGATTTAAATTTAACTGATATTATCAATGATATTTTAACCAATCAAAAGATTAAACCAAAAGAAAGCAAAATTAATAGCTTAAAATATGAATTTGAAAATTCTATAAAAAACTTAGAAAAAATAAAAAATGACTGTATTCGTGGAGCAAAGTTATCGAAAAAAATGTATAATGAATATCAGAAGGACGTTAATGCAGACGTATCTCATATAGTATCAATATTAGATAAAATAGACAAAAGATTAAAAAACTCAAAAGATAGTTTTTTGTATATCTCTTCTATATTAAACATAGTTACTACAAAAGTTCTAAAAGGTTTTAAACCTGAAAAAGATGAGACTGAAAAGCAAAAAAAATTAAGAATTGCAATGATGTCATATACACTTTATCAAGGAATATATGAAGCGATAGAAAAGTCATTGGAAGGTTTAAAGAAAGCATTAAAGACAGTTGACGAAATCAAACGATGATTAAGCTGAAGACTTTTTAGGAGGATATGTGAGATGAACTTAAAAAATAAAAAAGTTTTAGTTACAGGGGCAGGAGGATTTATTGGTTCCCATTTAGCAGAAAGATTAGTGGAAATAGGTGCAAAAGTAAAAGCGTTTGTCAGGTATAATTCTAATAATAATTGGGGTTGGTTAGAAAAATCTAAGTATAAAGATGAGATCGAAATTTATAGGGGTGATATAAGAGATTATGATAGTGTTAGAGAGGCTATGAAAGGAGTGGATGTTGTATTTCATCTGGCAGCGCTAATTGGAATTCCATATTCATACCTATCACCTCTTGCCTATATAAAAACTAATATAGAAGGCACATATAATATATTGCAATCTGCAAGAGAGCTTAACATAGAAAGAGTTATACATACTTCAACAAGTGAAGTTTATGGAACGGCAAGATATATACCCATTGATGAATTACATCCACTGCAACCTCAGTCACCATATTCAGCGACTAAAATAAGTGCTGATAATTTGGCTTTAAGTTTTTATAATTCATTTGATTTACCTGTAACAATTGTGAGACCTTTTAATACATATGGGCCACGCCAATCAGCAAGAGCTGTTATTCCTACTATAATAACTCAGATATTAAATGGAGAAAAGTATATAAAAATTGGCAATTTAAAACCTACAAGAGATTTAAATTTTGTTTTTGATACAGTTAATGGATTTATAAAAATTGCTGAATGTGATGAGTTAATGGGGAATATTACAAATGTTGGGTCTGGACATGAAATTTCTATAGGCTCTTTAGTAGAACTGATTTCAAAGTTAATGGATGCTGATATCGAAATAGTACAAGATGAACAAAGATTTAGACCAGACAAAAGTGAAGTTGAAAGATTAGTGTGTGATAACTCTAAAATAAAGAAATATACTGATTGGAGACCCGAATATCAACTTGAAGATGGGCTAAAAGAGACGGTTAGATGGATTAAGGATAATATCAGCTTATATAAATCGGAGGTATATAATGTATAATATACAACTTGATTCGCCTAATTTAGGTGATAAAGAAAAAGACTATTTAGTGAAATGCATTGAAAGTGGTTATGTATCTACTGTTGGTCCTTTTGTTCCTGAATTCGAAAGAAGATTTGCTGAATTTTTAAATGTAAATCATTGTGTTTCGGTTCAAAGTGGAACAGCAGCACTGTACATGGCACTTTATGAATTAGGCATTAAAGATGGTGATGAGGTTATAGTTCCTGCTATTACATTTGTTGCGACTGTTAATCCAATAGTTTACTGTGGAGCAACTCCTGTATTTGTTGATGTTGATAAAGACACATGGAATATAGATCCAAAAGAAATAGAAAAAGCAATTACACCTAAAACAAAAGCAATTATTCCTGTACATTTATATGGCAATCCATGTGATATGGACAAAATAATGGAGATAGCAAAAGAGAATAATATTTATGTTATAGAAGATGCAACTGAAAGCTTGGGAGCTTTATATAAAGGTAGAATGACTGGCACAATTGGTCACATAGGATGTTTTAGCTTTAATGGTAATAAAGTAATAACCACAGGAGGAGGGGGTATGGTAGCTTCGAATAATGAAGATTGGGTTTCGCATATAAGATTTTTGGTAAATCAGGCAAGAGATATGACTCAAGGCTATTTTCATACAGAAATAGGTTTTAATTATAGAATGACAAATTTAGAAGCATCTTTAGGCATTGCCCAACTTGAACGATTGGCAGGATTTTTAGAAAAAAAACGAATGTATTTCGAGATTTACAAGAAAATTTTTAATGGAATTGAAGAAATTTCTTTGCAGACAGAATATGAAGGTGCAAAAAGTTCTGATTGGTTATCTTCAGTGAAAATTGATTGCAAAAAAGTAGGTATGACTATACATCAAATTCAAGATGAATTAAAAAGAAGGGGTATTCCGACAAGAAGAATATTTAATCCTATAGTAGATCTTCCTCCTTATAAAAAATACAAGAAAGGAAGCTATAGTAATTCTTATGAAATATATGAAAATGGCTTAAATTTACCGAGTTCAACGTTAAATACATATGAAGATGTAAAATATGTTGCAAAGACTTTATTGGATATTTTAAGTATAAAAAAGAGGTAAAATTATGAAAAAAATTGCTGTTGTTACAGGTACAAGAGCAGAGTATGGATTACTTTATTGGACAATGAAAGAAATAATGAATGATCCTGATTTAAAATTGCAACTAATTGTGACAGGGATGCATTTATCGCCGGAATTTGGGCTAACTGTAAAAGATATAGAAAATGACGGATTTAAAATAGATGAAAAAGTAGAGATTTTACTTTCATCTGATACTGGACAAGGAATTGCAAAGTCTATTGGACTTGGTATTATAGGATTTGCACAAACTTTTTCAAGATTAAATCCAGATATGCTTTTAATTTTAGGAGATAGATTTGAAATATTTGCTGCAGCAACCGCTGCTATGGCTCTTAATATACCAATTGGCCATATATCTGGAGGAGAATCTACTGAGGGTGCTATAGATGAGCAGATAAGACATGCAATTACTAAAATTGCTCATATCCATTTTGCAAGTTGCGATTATTATGCAAATAGAATAAAAAAAATGGGTGAAGAAGAATGGAGAGTATTCAATGTTGGTGCTCCAGGATTGGAGAATATAAGGCGATTACAGCTTCTTGATAAAAATCAGCTT comes from the Thermoanaerobacterium aotearoense genome and includes:
- the csrA gene encoding carbon storage regulator CsrA → MLILTRKIGQSLIIGDDVEIKIVSIDGDNVKIGISAPKNVTVMRKELLEVKDENKKAINIDKSSLKKLEKLIKKD
- a CDS encoding flagellin — encoded protein: MIINTNLSALNAWRALEVNNTNTQKALQQLSTGLRINSAADDAAGLAISEKMKGQISGLDMAQRNAQDGISLIQTAEGALNETTSILQRMRELTVQASNSTNTLTDRQNIQKEIDQLKQEINRIASTTQFNTKNLLNGSLAAGKATLTFQIGANSQQVLKVNIGTMTASALKGTAAGNISMASINVATNNASIISAQINSIDAAINKVSAQRANFGAVENRLEHTINNLGTAEQNLTAAESRITDVDMAKEMMEFTKDNILTQSATAMLAQANQQPQTVLQLLK
- a CDS encoding motility associated factor glycosyltransferase family protein — encoded protein: MNSFEILKAKDEFSTLVYKVGDKKVFLHSSYFPDKEAKEWANNIDFDDEAILIIYGVGLGYHINYLLERISFSNRLILVEPSREIFNFAFDNGFYDEFKDMENVYFILDETEENLKTLLSSYIPWDNFENVVYKEFKQYSIVFKEHYNRFNECLLETVNSMRINRNTALYFAEQWQSNFMENLEFVFKSVPVKSFFDTFKNIPAIIVSAGPSLDKNIKLLKEIKNKCIIICVGTALKALIKENIVPDFIVSIDGSEKNFKHFEGYVTDVPLLYDLTIYPEILRKHKGHLIIGNIASGFSDLLEERLSTKFGDIVAGPSVANVSLDFAYKLGCDPIIFIGQDLAYLNDRTHASGTTYENDRIKKDSIEKEYIYVKGNYEDNIITDRVFLSFKTWFENYIYSHLDRTYINSTEGGAYIKGTKVEKLEDVIKHYMKNDLNLTDIINDILTNQKIKPKESKINSLKYEFENSIKNLEKIKNDCIRGAKLSKKMYNEYQKDVNADVSHIVSILDKIDKRLKNSKDSFLYISSILNIVTTKVLKGFKPEKDETEKQKKLRIAMMSYTLYQGIYEAIEKSLEGLKKALKTVDEIKR
- a CDS encoding NAD-dependent 4,6-dehydratase LegB; protein product: MNLKNKKVLVTGAGGFIGSHLAERLVEIGAKVKAFVRYNSNNNWGWLEKSKYKDEIEIYRGDIRDYDSVREAMKGVDVVFHLAALIGIPYSYLSPLAYIKTNIEGTYNILQSARELNIERVIHTSTSEVYGTARYIPIDELHPLQPQSPYSATKISADNLALSFYNSFDLPVTIVRPFNTYGPRQSARAVIPTIITQILNGEKYIKIGNLKPTRDLNFVFDTVNGFIKIAECDELMGNITNVGSGHEISIGSLVELISKLMDADIEIVQDEQRFRPDKSEVERLVCDNSKIKKYTDWRPEYQLEDGLKETVRWIKDNISLYKSEVYNV
- a CDS encoding LegC family aminotransferase, whose product is MYNIQLDSPNLGDKEKDYLVKCIESGYVSTVGPFVPEFERRFAEFLNVNHCVSVQSGTAALYMALYELGIKDGDEVIVPAITFVATVNPIVYCGATPVFVDVDKDTWNIDPKEIEKAITPKTKAIIPVHLYGNPCDMDKIMEIAKENNIYVIEDATESLGALYKGRMTGTIGHIGCFSFNGNKVITTGGGGMVASNNEDWVSHIRFLVNQARDMTQGYFHTEIGFNYRMTNLEASLGIAQLERLAGFLEKKRMYFEIYKKIFNGIEEISLQTEYEGAKSSDWLSSVKIDCKKVGMTIHQIQDELKRRGIPTRRIFNPIVDLPPYKKYKKGSYSNSYEIYENGLNLPSSTLNTYEDVKYVAKTLLDILSIKKR
- the neuC gene encoding UDP-N-acetylglucosamine 2-epimerase; protein product: MKKIAVVTGTRAEYGLLYWTMKEIMNDPDLKLQLIVTGMHLSPEFGLTVKDIENDGFKIDEKVEILLSSDTGQGIAKSIGLGIIGFAQTFSRLNPDMLLILGDRFEIFAAATAAMALNIPIGHISGGESTEGAIDEQIRHAITKIAHIHFASCDYYANRIKKMGEEEWRVFNVGAPGLENIRRLQLLDKNQLEKLLDINLDKVTLLVTYHPTTLELQSLKMQMDNILDALMETGYQLIFTYPNSDSGGRYIIERIKEFAKTYANAKVFVNLGQLKYLSLLKYVDAMVGNSSSGIIEAPYFKLPVINIGDRQKGRLKAFNIIDVGYTKDEILCGINKALKDEDYKVKVKETKSIYGDGNTSKNIVEIIKRVDLKDDKLLKKKLTY